CGGACTTGGTTGAATCGGGCTTGTAAAAAATGTCTCacgaaaatgggtatcaacactTTGCATGAAACTTTAATATGGCAGAAAGATGGGTATGTGATCAACCTAATTTACATCTTAATTTATCAACCCAATGGCCCATAACTCCCTTGATGCCGCCAAAACATAAAGAAATTGCTGGACACGTATTGAACAAGTACAAGGTGTAGATACATGATAGAGTGGTGGTGATATTTAGTGAGGCCATATACAATTATAAATAACCACAAAGCTCCCTTTTTCTATTAACATAATCATAGCTTTAGACCCATAATAGcagccccttttttttttctatcaggTACATAATTAGCAGATGCTTCCTATAAGCGTGGGAACAATTGCTAGCCATTGAGTATTTCAATTTTCCTAAGTTTAGAGTAGGAGAGAACCGTACCTGTAGTCTCCACTCACAACCACAGTGAAGAAAAGCGAAGTTCAAATAGTTGGCTGAAGCAAAAGGAAGCCCCATTAGTAAATACACATGTAGCTTAAGAAGTGAAAgactagagttttttttttttttttttaagcttatcaaggcccatatatttatttataccACCTCACTTGGGCTTCATATTCCATAgcatttatcttatttttaatatttaggctcaaattaattaaattcatttaattgtGGGCCTCCTTTTTAATTCACGTATAAGaattaaattatcataaaaattaTGGTGTGTTACACACTTGAGATTGTTTGGTCCTAGTAAGAAAGAGTGAATTTGATTCAAATTGCGGAAGCGAAAAATtaaagagcaaaaaaataaaataaaataaaatagtaatgaAAATAGATATATCAGTTAGggaagtaatttttttttttttttttaagaatcaaagtaataaaaaatatgatttcaaataaaataaagtgaaagaaaagaataaatgtAGCCAACTTAAACTAATTTAAAacttagggggaaaaaaaacaaaaaaaaaaaaaacaaaccagaACCTTATCACAAAAGGATCTCATCTAATATGAAACCTTTTACAAAtcaattttaacttaaaaatcaccgcattgctctttttttttttttttttttttttttttttttttaagaaccgCATTGCTTTTGTATTGGCAGTATTGCAAGTTAAAATTGGAAATGTGATTATCTTATAAATTATCGCCATTTTTGTCACAAATTATGCATATATGTAATTTctaatttcctcaaaaaaatgaaaagaaaaaaaaaaaggtaatcttTGATTTCGCCAAgtacattaattaattactGGGTGCGAAAAAACCTGAAATTTATgtaacaaccaaaaaaatagactacaatatgtttgttttgtaattattaaaaaaaaaagaaataaaaaagatcaattagtattttaaatattgtggAAAGTTGACTAACGAATCTTCTACTTTATTCTATTGAATCTAttctatatttattatttatcccCCATTTCGGGCACCGTCCAATTCATGAGGCCTCTTCATAACCGTCAGATTAGAACGCTGCCACGTGTAAGAATGCGATTTCTTTAGGAAAAAGTGGGATCAATCGGACCCATGtagcttaaatttttttccacacCGACGCagaattatttattaattactatTAATCCCAATATTTTACCATAATCAAATCAACCCCAAACTCTATATAAACAACCCCACTCTACCACTCCAAGTCCCTCACACAAAAACCATTCCAATATTTTACACACTTTTCTTCTCAAGCAAACACAAATTTCCTCTACTACTCTCTTCCATACCAAAAATACTTGAAAACACTTTTCTTTCTCAACCCCACAAACCTTAAACTCAACACCTGTTACACctttcttttcatcttcctAGAGAAACCATTTTTCTCCCTAGCCAAACACTCCAAATCCTTTTCAAACCCAATCCCGAAGTCTATAAACCTTTGTTCAATTCacattttcttcaaaaaccaaCTTCAAATGGCTCCTAACATCACCACCAACACCGTTAGCATGCCTAGCAAGGCCTATGTCACTTTTTTGGCTGGTAACGGGGACTATGTGAAAGGTGTGGTTGGCTTAGCCAAGGGCCTGAGAAAGGTCAAGACCAAGTACCCTTTAGTGGTTGCAATTTTGCCTGATGTCCCTGAGGACCACCGTGAAATATTGGTTTCACAAGGTTGCATAGTGAGGGAGATTGAGCCTGTCTACCCACCTGAGAACCAAACCCAATTTGCCATGGCCTACTATGTTATCAACTACTCCAAGCTTCGTATTTGGGAGGTATGTATGTTACCATTCTTTGCATGTATTACACGTAGTTTCTGCTTTCTGTGAGTGAcaagagatttgtttttttgaaactgTGTTTGTGGGTTTCTAACACGTGTTATCTCAAAAATGCTTTCAAATGCTTAGCACTTAAATTCCAATTCTTTGTGTGCAGTTTGTGGAGTACAGCAAGATGATTTACCTAGATGGAGACATTCAAGTGTTTGAAAACATTGATCACCTCTTTGACTTACCGGACAACCACTTCTATGCTGTCATGGACTGCTTTTGTGAGAAAAATTGGAGCAACACTCCACAACACAAGATTGGCTATTGCCAGCAGTGCCCTGACAAGGTTAACTGGCCTGCTGAGCTTGGCCCCAAGCCTCCCCTATACTTCAATGCTGGCTTCTTTGTGTATGAGCCTAAACTATCCACATACCATGAACTCCTTGAGACCCTTCAAGTTACCTCTCCTACAACTTTTGCTGAGCAGGTAAATTGTAGTACTAGTTATGGTTGAAAAACTACCATGTATTTCATGCAATTCACATTAATTGCAGGATGCATCACATTAATTGCTTGTTTATACATGACCCAATTCGGAGGTCATGTGGCTTGATTTGATGCATATGAAGCTACTTTCTAGCCATTGGTTGTGGATGTGCTTCACTAGCTTTGAAGCACATAAATCTATgacttttattcatttttttttatggtgaatattagtaaattataGTATCtcaccaaacaaattttaattcttccAGGACTTTTTGAATATGTTCTTCAAGGATATTTACAAGCCAATCTCTCCAATTTACAATCTTGTACTTGCCATGTTATGGCGTCATCCTGAAAATATTGAGTTTGACAAAGttaaaattgttcactattgTGCTAATGTAagtattcattttatttatagtaacaatcacaaattttaaaataaatttcgaACTTTCTTTTCTTGATATGTAATACTTATGAAGTATGTTTTTAATTGGTTCATAGGGCTCTAAGCCATGGAGGTACACCGGTGAGGAAGAGAACATGGACCGTGAAGACATCAAGTTGCTAGTGAAGAAATGGTGGGACATATATAATGATGAGTCATTGGACTACAAGAACACAATGGCTTCTGTAGAGGCTAAAGCTGGTGTTGAGAAAAATGGCTTGAAACGATTCTTGACAGCAGTGTCAGAGGCTGTTGGTCACTACATTAATGCCCCATCTGCTGCTTAGTGCTTGTTATAAGTTCAATGGAAATGAAGCTTGTGTAGGGTTAGAAGTAATTGGTACAGGGTTGGTTTTTATTTGTATGGTTTGGAATGGTCTTCTGTTTTAAGTTGAAGACTTTCCTATCACATATGTTACTAGTTTCAAGTCTTCTGTTTTTAAGTCGAAGACTCACTCCTATCATTATGTTAGGAGTTTCAGGACCGTTGATCTTgcttttgctttgtttcttcgTTCATAATTCAATTTATAAGAACAAATATGTTGATGTCTATAAATTGTTaattctctctatctctctttgttaaatatttttttatgggatctTTGTTAATTGTTATGTCGACAAATGTCCAACCTTCTTAAATTGCAACCGTTTTAATGCACGTTATGGTCAGTTTTAGTCCAATTTTCTAAacattatcttaattttttggtaaaaagtcTAAAACATTATCCATAACATTTTAGTGGAGTCTAAAACATTATCCAAAGTTCATAGTGAAATGGTCGGTTTTAGTCCGTAGTCATAAAACATGATCATGCCCAATATGGTAAAAGATCTATTTGCTccttaatatttatattttgtatcaattttgacttttaacttttcaaacaTATCAATTTCATCAtaacattttggtattataTGAAAATGATTCATACACTTAAATGATTGATGAAAAATGTTGACGTAACTAATGATTTAGATAAACTGATAATAATTCAAGATCAAGCACTTGAGGCTCTATATGGGGTCAAAAATCGATAAAAATCCCTAATATTACTCACTCGGATTCACTCACCTGCTCTTAATGAAGATAGCGCATAGCCACCTGTTCCATCATAGGAAGAACGTTCAGATGAAGGTCGGGAGGGCGGTCAAGATAGCAAGGTGAGGATGGTGCGACACAATATTGGTCAAGTCATGAAGGCGCAAGTTTCAGATCCTCCAAAGAAGTGGGAGGACATGAATATTATTGAGAAGTCAATAGAGTTGTACATGGGTGAGAAGGATCTGCTATTTTGGCTCAACGTTTTTGCATACGCTTCTATTTTCATTGTTATTAATTGAGGTTGGACACTTCTCTTTTGGGAAAAAGTTAAGTACAAAATCTAGATATTATTCCTTAGGTTCTTCTTTTAAAATTCAATCATGTgattacttaactaaaaatacattttcatcccatgagaaaaaaactATGATGAACTCAAGGAAATCAGTAGACTGAATGTTTCAGGCATTGATGATCTCAATGTTACTTGGAATATCTTGAAAAGATAAACACAAAATCAGAGGAGACCAGGGAAGACTGGCCAAGAATTCTCTGATGGTAAAGTCAGTATTTTTGGAATTTCAATTTGTGTGGAAGTGTCTAAATGCCTTACCCTCTTGTAAAAGAGTCCTTATATAGTGCTTGTCTGAGGCAGTTATTTCTCCTACCGTTGTGGAGTTCAAAAGACtcggaggtaacttccataaccgccaTGGAAGTTACATTATTTGGCCTGTGTTTTCCACAACTGTTTATTGGGGGAACGGTTTTGTAGCCTGACAGGAAAACAGAGTTCGCTTCGAGTTTGTATCCAAGGAACATGTTTAGGACGCAAGGTGCTCGTCCAATTGACTTCACGGACGGACGAGCTTATCCTTGGACAAACATGCCCTAAGCCACTCAACTCTTCCTTAGGACGAGCCATATGGACGAGTTTTTGAAGTTGGTCTATTTTATAACACCATCAAACTATATGGCTGAATTGTAAAAAGGAAACTTAAGTAACAACACCGAAAGTGTTGTACTAAGTTTTGTCCTCCTCCTCTATATCCTACTTCCGTATTCATGGATTGATTGAATTTGAAACCAAAATTCAAGATcaaagtagaattttttttttcttgttttgttccCTGTAGTCAAATTTGAGGAGGAGATTCGAAATGATTGTGAGTGAGTGCTAAAACTGATTTTGCAATTACACTTCGTTTGAGAGTTCATAAAGGAATGTAATGGAATGAAATCAAATGCATTCAAGGGAAATGACTTGAATAAAATTAAGTGGAAATGACTTGAATAAAATTAAGTAATcctgtttggatgttttaaaataaaggaatggaagaTAATAACATTGTTCGGGAGTAACATAGAAGGAAATGAATAatgtcattttatgacaatattactattagattGAATATATAGGGACATTTTGGGAGTCTtagcaaaaatttcattaaatttcatttcatttattccaattccttcaaatttttgggaaaatgaaaatttgagatttcgAGATAATAGAAAAGAATTGACATTCCTCCTAgtcatttcattccctcccgCTTAAACTTTCAAATGAGATAATAGACTTTTCAtttcctccattaaaactcttAAACAAGGGAAGTGAATAAatattctaattttctttttcattctattccAATCCATTCTTTTCCCTTATTTCAAACGAGTAGTTAGAAATTTTGATCCAAAATAGAGGCTCACGTGTTTGCACGTGAATTCTTATcaattttcttgttcttttttcaaTGTATTGCTAACATGGTAGTACATATGTCAATCTACATAGTAGAAAATAATgttctatttaaattattagtcAAGTCAACATTTTTCATCAACTAATTAACAACAATGACTATTTTAATACAATatcaaaaagttataaaaaaaaaaaattgacataattaAAAGTCCTGAGACCAAATTAACAAACATCATAAAAATTAAGGAGCAAATAAGTAACTTGCCATATTCAatatggattttactaatgtgtgccctaagggcacacaataataaaccaattttggaaaaagtttatcggaaattgaaaaagttttgacagctttttcaatttccaataaaacttttccaaaattagatttgttaatgtatgctctaaaggcacacattaaccggatcCATTCAATATTATCATGCatcataatattaatttattgcaTGACCCCAAAAAAGTTCTTATTTTAATAGGTGGGTCGTCCTTTTGGACCAAACAAAACCAGAAATGTGAACTCTTTTTGCCAAATGGCAAGATTAAGCCCTCTAAATAATATGGTGACACGTGGGCTCCACTAGGAAAAAGAATTATTAATCCAATAGACGCCAATAGTTATGCCACATGGATGCACATATTTTCTAGGCGAAAGAAGTAGGTGGCATATTGTTTTATCGTTTTGCCCTTTAGCTTAGTACACAAGTTAGCTTTGTTTTACAAGGAAAATATTGACATCAGAGACATCTACGGGAGTGCCACGTTTTGAAAGAATGGGTCTAGGTGCCTCAATTTCATGGGAGTTTCCTGTGTAGTAATTAGAGTATGTGGTTGTGGTTCTTGCTAACATGGTAGGATGGTAGGCCATGGTCGGCTATGGTCGTTAAGTTGTAAATTCATTTTCTAATATGGGGTTTACATTTTTGTTAATGAAAGAAATGTAAGGAAGGTTCATAACGgtgaatttctattttttatttcattatttgtaTCCATTAGAGTCACACCCATGTGTAGAAGAAAAGACAATTGAAATCTTAAAAATTGTTACAGATTTTTTtagatgagatttttttttttacactacGAAGTCAAAAATACCTTGTATTATACTAGTAATCTTAGTTTTAAGAATTGGGTACGAATGTGggcttccaaaaaaaaaaaagtatatgaatGACTATCatgaattttaatgaaaaatcaatGATCATGataaaattcctcaactcttaAACAATGAGTTAGAATAGATGAAATCAAGATACTTGTTcgaatataaaaattttgaattcattttcaaaaagaatCTTAAGCATTCACAATTTTCATTGTTTCCATCACTTCATATTAATGGTTAAGACCTAAATTTTATAACTAAGCTCataattaatgaaattgataTAAACATAAGATTTTTTTACTAGTGTTGACTATTGAAAAATTGTTACTTGACTTTTGAAATTAGAGAAGGGTTCTTgaaatatttagtttattagAAATTATACTATGAAATAGTTagaaaataatgttaaaaaaaaaaaaaaaaaaagatgaagaagaagtgAGCAAGTGAAAGATGAATCGTCGAGGTGATTTTTAGAACAGTGTAATTTCAAGGGCAAACAAATATGAAGAACTCAAATGGGTGCTTGACTAACTGGTCAAATGCTATCTATGTTGGATGACTCACTTCTCTACTTGAACTGTGTTCGTTAACATGTCCCTAAGGACTACcttgtaaggtttttattttttaatttttaggggctagattaaaaataaaaaaaaaatgtagaatcGTGGGAGTAGGTCACCTTCCACTATGATGAGTTAAATACTCCTAGTTAAGGACCATGAGGAAATGGTGAAAGGAACCCCCACTAGGGAGTAAAAACAAGTCttcaaaagaaattttcattGCTTATGGACTCGAACCTAGTATTTTCTTCAAGAAAAGCAAATATGAGATAAATTATCCAATCTTTTACTAAGGTTTCAAATAACTCTCGTAAAGAACATTATATCTCATGATCTagaaaaatttgttaagatAGATACTGAAATCCTCCATGGATGGGTGGTTGAGAGAAAAGAGAACTCAAATTTCCTTTGGCTATTTCACCATTTGGGCTCCCTTTCCTCCCTATATTATGCTCCTCCATCAAAGGCCTATCAtgcttgcaattttttttgacaaatcttaaatataagtgaaatttgttgtttatTAGTGAGGTTCTATATGCTCAAAATGTAATTGCTTGGCTTGACTTAGCTAACACTTTTCAAAGAAGTCCTGTAAGACCAGTTATGCTCTATGATAGTAATTGTtggattttttcaaaattaatttttttaagaagggGTAAGTAGTTTTAACATATGATGTCTACTGTATATTGATTACTTTTTATCATCCGGCCAAaatactaattagttttttgtaTAGGCTAGGTTCGAATCTTAGATATCTTATTCGACAGCAAAAAATTTACTAGTTAAGCTAATTGGAACTCACTAAATGACtataacatattcataaaatgatCAAGTTTAGCTTATGAAAATGTTAAGAAATAAATGAGAATACATATAAAGAATAGATTCAAATGAGGAAATTTGCTTGAAGATATGGGTGTCACTTGTTGATGAAAAATGAGGAGAGTCACTTGAGATTGTTTGGTCTTGATAAGAAAGAGTGaatttgattcaaaaaaaaaaaaaaattagatagtttcaacttaaaaaaaaaaaaaaattattcaaattggGGAAGCAAAATAAGagtaaaggaagagaaaaataaaataaaataacactaatagtaatgaaaatatatatatcaattaaggaagtaataaaaaatttgactttaaaaaaaataaagtgaaagaATAAAATACAGGTAGTTAactcaaactatttttttttagaagagatcAAACTGATTTTAAActtctcatccaaaaaaaaaaaaaaactaatttaaaacttagagagaactaaaaaaagaagaagaagaaacatgaacttttttttttttttttgagaagaaagaaatgtGAACCTTATTACAAAATGATCTCATTTAATATGAAATCTTATCATAAatcaattttaagttttttaacttaaaaatcaCCGCATAGATTTTGTATTGCAAGCTAAAATTGGAAATGTGATTATCTTATAGATTATCCGCCATTTATTTTTGTCacaaattatgtatatatatgtaatcTCTTATTTTTGCCAAATACATTAACTATTgtgtttctatatatatatatatttattgggTGCGAAAACCCTTGAAATTTATGTaacaaccaaaaagaaatagaccacgatatatatatatatatatatttgtaattatttaaaaaaaaagatcaattagagtttttttttttttttttttttttttggtgataaaaTTAGAGTCTGT
This genomic stretch from Quercus lobata isolate SW786 chromosome 3, ValleyOak3.0 Primary Assembly, whole genome shotgun sequence harbors:
- the LOC115979794 gene encoding galactinol synthase 2-like, which gives rise to MAPNITTNTVSMPSKAYVTFLAGNGDYVKGVVGLAKGLRKVKTKYPLVVAILPDVPEDHREILVSQGCIVREIEPVYPPENQTQFAMAYYVINYSKLRIWEFVEYSKMIYLDGDIQVFENIDHLFDLPDNHFYAVMDCFCEKNWSNTPQHKIGYCQQCPDKVNWPAELGPKPPLYFNAGFFVYEPKLSTYHELLETLQVTSPTTFAEQDFLNMFFKDIYKPISPIYNLVLAMLWRHPENIEFDKVKIVHYCANGSKPWRYTGEEENMDREDIKLLVKKWWDIYNDESLDYKNTMASVEAKAGVEKNGLKRFLTAVSEAVGHYINAPSAA